A single window of Streptomyces xanthii DNA harbors:
- a CDS encoding tetratricopeptide repeat protein: MSETMDLDALRHAMAENAARPEGPARGARAEALLAEAERLGVALGVIEALSHQLQMYNYSSEKDKMFVPFARLLRMWDEHPEDFDAYETHSLHWVFKWMTNGMLNQPHIPLASIEKWLGEMEHRYKVAGHSERAVRMSEFYVADHLGDEERATRAYDAWLAADRDDKADCHACELNGQGARQADLRHDERALELWGPVLAGELTCAHEPHAALASSLLPLLRLGRPEEARANHLRGLRLVRQMESMRGAFASHVEFCALTGNEARALELLAERPAYFTDSGDPQGLKNFLAVTALVMDRLVGLGLGEQRVPGPAGRDWTAAELAVHARGEALAVAARFDARNGTDVVSRRVRERMDQRPLVERLPLGVRVARPSVAVPVAPASPADAGPRDAASLVAEARRLSAATGGPVAARAWATAARAAQDEGLELTVRDRAEIADYAAIHSDDTAGGFDRAAALFEEAGDPAEARAARARGAFALARAGRLDEARAAIREPYEQVVLDGFAELDAETARPVTAVLTSRARILLMGHAGDEDIADAEACVRELLGLAERFPDVPRLASQAAAARGMLGDIAVHRGDDEGARALFEGAVEAHLAAERPWAAVDCDMRLVGLARERGDLDEGERRLRAALEHGAGVLEPHDVAQLQLQLAELLAAGGDARGASDHALEAAHWADEAGDGAGLGAWARFQLGGHLLGQDRHAEAAEILESALLDLTSDDHGDGAIVQARWWLGDCARALGEHLQSAEAWLQAAELAQHWPEQRDHAMLANLAADALDRAGRPEDADRAYVRAGELWASLGRTGAVVRCLRARAWLDSADADAERACMEAAITGCEEALPDAGDDRAALLAELGHTHRQFAQLLARRDAPDAQEHLERAAAAFDEAGDTEARDEAREALEALRG, from the coding sequence ATGAGCGAGACCATGGATCTGGACGCCCTGCGGCACGCGATGGCGGAGAACGCGGCGCGGCCAGAGGGTCCCGCGCGGGGCGCCCGCGCGGAGGCGCTGCTCGCCGAGGCGGAGCGGCTCGGTGTCGCGCTCGGGGTGATCGAGGCGCTCAGCCACCAGCTGCAGATGTACAACTACAGCTCCGAGAAGGACAAGATGTTCGTCCCCTTCGCGCGTCTGCTGCGCATGTGGGACGAGCACCCCGAGGACTTCGACGCCTACGAGACGCACTCGCTGCACTGGGTCTTCAAGTGGATGACGAACGGGATGCTGAACCAGCCGCACATCCCGCTCGCCTCCATCGAGAAGTGGCTCGGCGAGATGGAGCACCGCTACAAGGTGGCGGGCCATTCCGAACGGGCCGTCCGTATGAGCGAGTTCTACGTGGCCGACCACCTGGGCGACGAGGAGCGGGCCACGCGCGCGTACGACGCGTGGCTGGCGGCGGACCGTGACGACAAGGCCGACTGCCACGCCTGTGAGCTGAACGGCCAGGGAGCCCGTCAGGCGGACCTGCGCCACGACGAACGGGCCCTCGAACTGTGGGGTCCCGTCCTGGCGGGCGAGCTGACGTGCGCCCATGAGCCGCACGCCGCGCTGGCCTCGTCGCTGCTGCCGCTGCTGCGTCTGGGGCGTCCGGAGGAGGCGCGGGCCAACCACCTGCGGGGGCTCCGCCTGGTGCGGCAGATGGAGTCGATGCGGGGCGCGTTCGCGTCGCACGTCGAGTTCTGCGCCCTGACGGGCAACGAGGCGCGCGCCCTGGAGCTGCTCGCGGAGCGGCCCGCGTACTTCACGGACAGCGGCGACCCGCAGGGCCTGAAGAACTTCCTCGCGGTGACGGCGCTGGTCATGGACCGGCTGGTCGGGCTGGGCCTGGGCGAGCAGCGGGTGCCGGGGCCGGCCGGGCGCGACTGGACCGCGGCCGAACTCGCCGTGCACGCGCGCGGGGAGGCGCTGGCGGTCGCCGCCCGCTTCGACGCGCGCAACGGCACGGACGTGGTGAGCAGGCGGGTGCGCGAGCGCATGGACCAGCGGCCGCTCGTGGAGCGGCTCCCGCTGGGCGTGCGCGTCGCCCGCCCGTCGGTCGCCGTGCCGGTGGCGCCGGCCTCTCCGGCGGACGCGGGGCCGCGGGACGCCGCGTCCCTGGTCGCGGAGGCCCGGCGGCTCTCGGCGGCCACGGGTGGTCCCGTGGCCGCCCGGGCCTGGGCCACGGCCGCGCGTGCGGCGCAGGACGAGGGCCTGGAGCTCACGGTCCGCGACCGGGCGGAGATCGCCGACTACGCGGCGATCCACTCCGACGACACCGCCGGCGGCTTCGACCGCGCGGCCGCACTGTTCGAGGAGGCGGGCGACCCGGCGGAGGCCCGCGCGGCACGCGCGCGTGGGGCGTTCGCGCTGGCCCGCGCGGGACGCCTGGACGAGGCGCGCGCGGCGATCCGGGAGCCGTACGAGCAGGTGGTGCTCGACGGGTTCGCGGAACTGGACGCGGAGACGGCCAGGCCGGTGACGGCCGTGCTGACGAGCCGGGCGCGCATCCTGCTGATGGGGCACGCCGGGGACGAGGACATCGCGGACGCCGAGGCGTGCGTACGGGAACTGCTGGGCCTCGCCGAGCGGTTCCCCGACGTTCCCCGCCTCGCCTCCCAGGCGGCGGCCGCGCGGGGCATGCTCGGTGACATCGCGGTGCACCGTGGTGACGACGAGGGGGCGCGCGCTCTGTTCGAGGGCGCGGTGGAGGCGCATCTGGCGGCGGAGCGGCCGTGGGCGGCCGTGGACTGCGACATGCGCCTTGTCGGTCTCGCCCGGGAGCGGGGCGACCTCGACGAGGGCGAACGGCGGCTGCGGGCGGCCCTGGAGCACGGCGCGGGCGTCCTGGAGCCGCACGACGTGGCGCAGCTGCAGCTCCAGCTGGCGGAGCTCCTCGCCGCGGGCGGTGACGCGCGGGGCGCGTCGGACCACGCCCTCGAGGCGGCGCACTGGGCCGACGAGGCCGGTGACGGCGCCGGGCTCGGCGCCTGGGCCCGCTTCCAGCTGGGCGGCCATCTGCTGGGCCAGGACCGGCACGCGGAGGCGGCCGAGATTCTGGAGTCGGCGCTGCTCGACCTGACGTCGGACGATCACGGCGACGGCGCGATCGTGCAGGCCCGCTGGTGGCTGGGCGACTGCGCCCGCGCCCTGGGCGAGCACCTGCAGTCCGCCGAGGCGTGGCTGCAGGCGGCCGAGCTCGCCCAGCACTGGCCGGAGCAGCGGGACCACGCGATGCTCGCGAACCTGGCCGCCGACGCGCTGGACCGGGCCGGGCGTCCCGAGGACGCCGACCGCGCGTACGTGCGCGCGGGCGAGCTGTGGGCTTCCCTGGGCCGGACGGGCGCGGTGGTGCGCTGTCTGCGCGCGCGTGCCTGGCTGGACTCCGCCGACGCGGACGCCGAGCGCGCCTGCATGGAGGCCGCGATCACCGGTTGCGAGGAGGCTCTGCCCGACGCCGGCGACGACCGTGCCGCCCTGCTGGCCGAACTGGGCCACACGCACCGCCAGTTCGCCCAGCTCCTGGCTCGCCGGGACGCCCCGGACGCGCAGGAGCACCTGGAGCGGGCGGCCGCGGCCTTCGACGAGGCCGGGGACACGGAGGCCCGCGACGAGGCTCGGGAGGCCCTGGAGGCGCTGCGGGGCTAG
- a CDS encoding DAK2 domain-containing protein has translation MPVQLFKEAQVPQVPHVLDVVAVRAWCSLALEALGRDRAEIDAINVYPVADGDTGTNLYLTVESAHQAVEAVFAGLGTGPEPAGPTLAEVVRAMAHGALIGARGNSGTILAQLLRGMAQVLADDGTGDGDHVAGADAGALRLALRRAADSARDAVAHPVEGTVLTVARAAADAAALVEGDCGAVVRAAYEGACAALDATPEQLAVLRTAGVVDAGGRGLVTVLGALSQAVSGEAAPRHKQAPRAVPEAPAEAGGSLECPDEHGGAGPAFEVIYLLEADDRAVARLRTRLDALGDSLVVVGGDGLWNVHVHVDDAGAAVEAGVEAGRPYRIRITHFGLGDAHTGGGATPPRERAQRAVVAVVPGDGLAGLYAEAGATTVPDRPGEPPASGELVDAIRRAHAREVVLLPNDAELRHTAAAAAEQARSEGVRVALIPTRSAVQGIAALAVHEPDRRFDEDVVAMTSAAGATRYGELTVAERQSWTMAGICQAGDVLGLIEGDVAVIGHEVPATARTVLDRMLAAGGELVTLVLGDEVPDEVAQSLEQHVRESYLAVDTVVYRGGRQSALLLIGVE, from the coding sequence ATGCCAGTCCAGCTGTTCAAGGAGGCGCAGGTGCCGCAGGTGCCGCATGTGCTCGACGTCGTCGCGGTGCGCGCCTGGTGCTCACTCGCCCTGGAGGCGCTCGGGCGCGACCGTGCGGAGATCGACGCGATCAACGTGTATCCGGTCGCGGACGGGGACACCGGCACCAATCTCTACCTGACCGTCGAGTCCGCGCATCAGGCCGTCGAGGCCGTCTTCGCGGGCCTCGGAACCGGTCCGGAACCGGCCGGTCCGACGCTGGCCGAGGTCGTGCGCGCGATGGCGCACGGCGCCCTGATCGGTGCCCGGGGGAACTCCGGGACGATCCTCGCCCAGCTGCTGCGCGGCATGGCCCAGGTCCTCGCCGACGACGGTACGGGTGACGGGGATCACGTGGCCGGGGCCGATGCGGGGGCGCTGCGTCTCGCCCTCCGTAGAGCCGCGGACTCTGCGCGGGACGCGGTCGCCCACCCTGTGGAGGGCACGGTGCTGACCGTGGCACGGGCCGCCGCGGACGCCGCCGCGCTCGTGGAGGGAGACTGCGGGGCCGTCGTCCGCGCCGCCTATGAAGGCGCGTGCGCGGCGCTCGACGCGACACCGGAGCAGCTCGCCGTCCTGCGCACCGCAGGTGTGGTGGACGCGGGCGGGCGCGGGCTCGTCACCGTCCTGGGAGCGCTCAGCCAGGCCGTCTCCGGAGAAGCGGCGCCGCGGCACAAGCAGGCACCCAGGGCCGTGCCCGAGGCCCCCGCAGAAGCGGGCGGCTCCCTCGAGTGCCCCGACGAGCACGGGGGCGCGGGGCCCGCCTTCGAGGTGATCTACCTCCTGGAGGCCGACGACCGGGCCGTCGCGCGACTGCGCACCCGGCTCGACGCCCTCGGCGACTCCCTGGTGGTCGTCGGCGGAGACGGCCTGTGGAACGTGCACGTCCACGTCGACGACGCGGGCGCCGCCGTGGAAGCGGGCGTGGAGGCCGGCCGCCCGTACCGCATCCGCATCACCCACTTCGGCCTCGGGGACGCGCACACGGGCGGCGGCGCCACACCGCCCAGGGAACGGGCGCAGCGCGCCGTCGTGGCCGTCGTGCCCGGCGACGGGCTGGCCGGGCTCTACGCGGAGGCCGGCGCGACCACCGTCCCGGACCGGCCCGGCGAACCTCCCGCCAGCGGGGAACTCGTCGACGCGATCCGCCGCGCCCACGCGCGCGAGGTGGTGCTGCTGCCGAACGACGCGGAGCTGCGCCACACCGCCGCCGCGGCGGCCGAACAGGCCCGCTCCGAGGGCGTACGGGTCGCCCTGATCCCGACCCGGTCCGCGGTCCAGGGCATCGCCGCGCTCGCCGTGCACGAACCCGACCGGCGCTTCGACGAGGACGTCGTCGCGATGACCTCGGCGGCCGGCGCGACCCGCTACGGCGAACTGACCGTCGCGGAGCGGCAGTCGTGGACCATGGCCGGGATCTGCCAGGCCGGCGACGTCCTGGGCCTCATCGAAGGCGACGTGGCCGTCATCGGCCACGAGGTCCCGGCCACCGCCCGCACGGTCCTGGACCGGATGCTCGCGGCCGGTGGGGAGCTCGTCACCCTGGTGCTCGGCGACGAGGTCCCGGACGAGGTCGCCCAGAGCCTCGAACAGCACGTCCGTGAGTCCTACCTGGCCGTCGACACGGTCGTCTACCGGGGCGGCCGGCAGTCGGCGCTGCTGCTCATCGGCGTCGAGTAG
- the rpmB gene encoding 50S ribosomal protein L28, translating into MAANCDVCGKGPGFGNNISHSHRRTPRRWNPNIQRVRAVVGRTPKRLNVCTSCIKAGKVSR; encoded by the coding sequence GTGGCTGCCAACTGCGACGTCTGCGGCAAGGGGCCGGGCTTCGGCAACAACATTTCGCACTCGCACCGCCGTACGCCCCGTCGCTGGAACCCGAACATCCAGCGCGTGCGTGCAGTGGTCGGTCGGACGCCGAAGCGGCTCAACGTCTGCACCTCGTGCATCAAGGCCGGCAAGGTCTCGCGCTGA
- a CDS encoding BTAD domain-containing putative transcriptional regulator, with amino-acid sequence MRFGILGPLDVRAPDGSPLDPGGPRPRALLTLLLLDAGRTVSPERLIDGLYGEDPPANAANALQSQVSRLRKRLDLKIETGSAGYRLVTDRDAVDVHRFERLAREGGQALATGDHARAAALLREGLALWRGPAPDELPRLEELRLTALQDRIAADLALGSGPDLIAEIRELLARHPLSERLYALLMRALHAADRPAEALAAYEEARSVLAEELGADPSAELSALHLELLQGREPQRQRGVPAQLTRFVGRAEELARIDELLAGARLVTLTGPGGAGKTRLAMESARSRPDVCYVELAPLADGAQIPYAVLSALGVREGLRGPQSADATERLIAVLEEREALLVFDNCEHVVEGAARVAGLLLGACPGVRIMATSREALGITGEALCPVPPLAAGPAAQLFRDRAAAVRPDFDAAAEDPARVAAIDGICTALDGLPLAIELAAARLRTLTVEELAERLGDRFRVLSRGDRTKAPRHRTLRAVVEWSWELLDDEERDLACRLTVFSGGGLSGGATLDAVEAVCGIAYPEDLLASLAEKSFLDASDGRYGMLETIRAFCAEQLPDETLATLKDAHAAYYLRLAERAEPLLRGADQLPWLSRLSAERGDLDAALRHLVRSAPDGGLRLMAALSWFWRLHGLAGQRVALARDLLDAVGPTPPPGLEEEYALCGLNAVTGDEDDELLARADRVLATIDRQLRLPFTVVLWTLAVGPERSQDERVRAQVGDDPWGQALLAVGLGFQEQFAGRPTASEALFAQALEGFRSCGDRWGMANSLDQLGLYADWRGERERALELIDEALAFARELAAPEETADLLCRRGTVLLRSGRHAEAAVDFARAAELARGIGAHDKVAGAHWGLGDAARLAGDTAAARTHYESALETSARSWYSVGQTVHIFLGLGRTALAEGRVDEADDWFRQARALSTGGQTQELELAEVAEALASRAAGPEQAATLLGAASALRGQLIVDDPDVTPVERRIRRLLAPDTFKKAFELGSALREAALREA; translated from the coding sequence ATGCGGTTCGGCATCCTCGGCCCTCTCGACGTGCGGGCCCCCGACGGAAGCCCTCTGGACCCCGGGGGGCCGCGTCCCCGTGCCCTGCTGACCCTGCTGCTGCTCGACGCGGGCCGGACCGTCTCCCCGGAGCGCCTGATCGACGGGCTCTACGGCGAGGACCCGCCGGCGAACGCGGCGAACGCGCTGCAGTCCCAGGTCTCGCGGCTGCGCAAGCGGCTGGACCTGAAGATCGAGACGGGGTCCGCCGGATACCGGCTCGTGACCGACCGTGACGCGGTGGACGTGCACCGTTTCGAGCGCCTCGCGCGCGAAGGCGGGCAGGCCCTGGCGACCGGCGACCACGCGCGTGCGGCTGCACTGCTCCGTGAAGGCCTCGCGCTGTGGCGCGGCCCCGCACCGGACGAGCTGCCGCGCCTGGAGGAGTTGCGGCTGACCGCCCTGCAGGACCGCATCGCCGCCGATCTCGCCCTGGGCTCGGGCCCTGACCTGATCGCCGAGATCCGTGAGCTGCTGGCCCGGCATCCGCTGAGCGAGCGGCTGTACGCCCTGCTGATGCGCGCGCTGCACGCGGCGGACCGTCCCGCGGAGGCGCTGGCCGCTTACGAGGAGGCGAGGAGCGTCCTCGCGGAGGAGCTCGGCGCCGACCCGTCGGCGGAGCTCTCGGCCCTCCACCTGGAGCTGCTGCAAGGACGGGAGCCGCAGCGTCAGCGGGGCGTGCCCGCGCAGCTGACGCGGTTCGTGGGGCGGGCCGAGGAGCTGGCCCGGATCGACGAGCTGCTGGCGGGGGCCCGGCTGGTCACGCTGACGGGGCCCGGTGGCGCGGGCAAGACGCGGCTGGCCATGGAGTCGGCCCGGTCCCGCCCGGACGTCTGCTACGTGGAGCTGGCCCCGCTCGCCGACGGCGCGCAGATCCCGTACGCCGTGCTGAGCGCACTCGGCGTCCGTGAAGGGCTGCGGGGGCCGCAGAGCGCGGACGCGACGGAGCGGTTGATCGCCGTGCTGGAGGAGCGGGAGGCGCTCCTGGTGTTCGACAACTGCGAGCACGTCGTGGAGGGCGCGGCCCGGGTGGCGGGGCTGCTGCTGGGCGCCTGCCCCGGAGTGCGGATCATGGCGACGAGCCGGGAGGCCCTGGGGATCACCGGCGAGGCGCTGTGTCCGGTGCCCCCACTGGCGGCGGGTCCGGCGGCTCAGCTGTTCCGGGACCGGGCGGCGGCCGTGCGTCCCGACTTCGACGCGGCCGCGGAGGACCCCGCGCGCGTGGCGGCGATCGACGGCATCTGCACGGCACTGGACGGACTCCCCCTGGCCATCGAGCTGGCCGCCGCCCGGCTGCGCACCCTGACGGTGGAGGAACTGGCCGAGCGCCTCGGCGACCGGTTCCGGGTCCTGTCGCGCGGTGACCGCACCAAGGCGCCCCGGCACCGCACCCTGCGCGCGGTCGTCGAGTGGAGCTGGGAGCTGCTCGACGACGAGGAGCGCGATCTGGCGTGCCGGCTGACGGTCTTCAGCGGGGGCGGGCTCTCCGGAGGCGCGACGCTGGACGCGGTGGAGGCCGTGTGCGGCATCGCGTACCCGGAGGATCTGCTGGCCTCGCTCGCCGAGAAGTCGTTCCTGGACGCGTCCGACGGGCGCTACGGGATGCTGGAGACGATCCGTGCCTTCTGCGCCGAGCAGTTGCCGGACGAGACGCTCGCCACGTTGAAGGACGCCCACGCCGCGTACTACCTGCGCCTCGCGGAGCGGGCCGAGCCCTTGCTGCGCGGCGCGGACCAACTGCCCTGGCTGAGCCGGCTCTCCGCCGAGCGCGGCGACCTGGACGCGGCGCTGCGTCACCTGGTGCGCAGCGCACCGGACGGCGGCCTGCGGCTGATGGCGGCCCTGTCCTGGTTCTGGCGGCTGCACGGCCTGGCCGGTCAGCGCGTCGCGCTCGCCCGCGACCTGCTGGACGCGGTGGGTCCGACACCGCCGCCCGGACTCGAGGAGGAGTACGCCCTGTGCGGGCTCAACGCGGTGACGGGTGACGAGGACGACGAGCTGCTCGCACGGGCGGACCGGGTCCTGGCCACGATCGACCGGCAGTTGCGGCTGCCCTTCACCGTGGTCCTGTGGACGCTGGCGGTCGGCCCCGAGCGGTCGCAGGACGAGCGGGTGCGCGCCCAGGTCGGCGACGACCCCTGGGGGCAGGCGCTGCTGGCCGTCGGACTCGGCTTCCAGGAGCAGTTCGCGGGCCGGCCCACGGCGTCCGAGGCCCTGTTCGCGCAGGCGCTGGAAGGCTTCCGGTCCTGCGGCGACCGCTGGGGCATGGCCAACTCCCTCGACCAGCTGGGCCTCTACGCGGACTGGCGCGGGGAGCGGGAGCGCGCCCTGGAGCTGATCGACGAGGCACTCGCCTTCGCGCGCGAACTGGCGGCGCCGGAGGAGACGGCGGATCTGCTGTGCAGGCGGGGCACGGTTCTGCTGCGCAGCGGACGGCACGCGGAGGCCGCGGTGGACTTCGCGCGGGCGGCCGAGCTGGCGCGCGGCATCGGAGCGCACGACAAGGTGGCCGGTGCCCACTGGGGTCTGGGCGACGCGGCCCGGCTCGCCGGGGACACGGCGGCGGCCCGCACCCACTACGAGTCCGCGCTCGAGACGAGCGCCCGGTCCTGGTACAGCGTCGGCCAGACCGTGCACATCTTCCTCGGCCTGGGCCGGACGGCGCTGGCCGAGGGACGCGTGGACGAGGCCGACGACTGGTTCCGCCAGGCCCGGGCGCTGTCGACCGGGGGCCAGACGCAAGAGCTCGAACTGGCGGAGGTGGCCGAGGCGCTGGCGTCCCGGGCGGCGGGGCCGGAGCAGGCGGCGACGCTGCTCGGCGCGGCTTCGGCGCTGCGCGGTCAGCTGATCGTGGACGACCCCGACGTGACGCCCGTCGAGCGGCGGATCCGGCGGCTGCTCGCCCCCGACACGTTCAAGAAAGCCTTCGAGCTCGGCAGCGCGCTGCGTGAGGCGGCATTGCGCGAGGCGTGA
- a CDS encoding FAD-dependent monooxygenase has product MTKQTHTNTRTTTTTTATTTTGTGTDAPHSPLSAPLSHLTVLVSGASIAGPAIAFWLSRQGARVTVVEKAPALREGGFAVDFRGHVHRTVLTRMGIWDELHRIQTDMGRQIIVDADDSERVDLPAHLMSGDVEVFRGDLSKLLYERTKDSVEYVFGDSIASIAETPAGVDVTFDHGAPRTVDLVIGADGLHSNTRRLVFGDESRYLRFLGYYVAGFDMPNHLGLDRTARLYTEPGRTAMINNYDGDQERAGAAVVFRSEELTYDRKDTAEQKRIVAEKLRGLAWPHVERMREALDQADDLYFDAIAQIHIDRLSKGRVILLGDAGHGATMGGIGTGTALVSAYVLAGELVAARGDHRTAFAAFEAEITKYAKGCQKTSGNAGPFLAPPTEKKIRSRDRAYRMLSSRLLAGVFKRITEKAASNLALKDYALSAEPSPVRAPAPAPIRTPVPAPTPVPASTPATPTAPAPAPAPAPAPAPAATTQASAPRPTGVDSRHP; this is encoded by the coding sequence ATGACGAAGCAGACGCACACGAACACTCGGACGACCACGACGACGACCGCCACCACGACCACCGGCACCGGCACCGACGCCCCGCACTCCCCTCTCTCCGCACCGCTGTCCCACCTCACCGTCCTGGTCTCCGGCGCCAGCATCGCGGGCCCGGCGATCGCCTTCTGGCTCTCCCGCCAGGGCGCCCGTGTCACGGTCGTCGAGAAGGCGCCGGCCCTGCGCGAGGGCGGCTTCGCCGTCGACTTCCGCGGGCACGTCCATCGCACCGTCCTCACCCGCATGGGCATCTGGGACGAGTTGCACCGGATCCAGACCGACATGGGCCGCCAGATCATCGTCGACGCGGACGACAGCGAGCGGGTCGACCTGCCCGCGCACCTGATGAGCGGCGACGTGGAGGTCTTCCGCGGCGATCTCTCCAAGCTGCTGTACGAGCGCACGAAGGACTCGGTGGAGTACGTCTTCGGCGACTCGATCGCCTCGATCGCCGAGACTCCGGCCGGGGTGGACGTCACCTTCGACCACGGCGCTCCCCGCACGGTCGACCTGGTGATCGGCGCGGACGGCCTGCACTCGAACACGCGACGGCTGGTGTTCGGCGACGAGTCCCGCTACCTGCGCTTCCTCGGGTACTACGTCGCAGGGTTCGACATGCCCAACCACCTGGGCCTGGACCGCACGGCGCGGTTGTACACGGAGCCAGGACGCACAGCGATGATCAACAACTACGACGGCGATCAGGAGCGGGCCGGCGCGGCCGTCGTGTTCCGTTCCGAGGAGCTGACCTACGACCGCAAGGACACCGCGGAGCAGAAGCGGATCGTCGCGGAGAAGCTGCGCGGGCTGGCCTGGCCGCACGTGGAGCGGATGCGCGAGGCGCTCGACCAGGCCGACGACCTGTACTTCGACGCCATCGCCCAGATCCACATCGACCGGTTGTCCAAGGGACGGGTGATCCTGCTCGGCGACGCCGGGCACGGGGCGACCATGGGCGGGATAGGCACCGGCACCGCGTTGGTGTCGGCCTATGTCCTGGCAGGTGAGCTGGTCGCTGCGCGCGGCGACCACCGCACGGCGTTCGCGGCCTTCGAGGCGGAGATCACGAAGTACGCGAAGGGCTGCCAGAAGACGTCCGGGAACGCGGGGCCGTTCCTGGCGCCGCCCACCGAGAAGAAGATACGCAGCCGCGACCGGGCGTACCGGATGCTCAGTTCACGCCTGCTGGCCGGTGTCTTCAAGCGCATCACGGAGAAGGCGGCGAGCAATCTGGCGCTTAAGGACTACGCCCTCTCCGCCGAGCCGTCCCCCGTGCGCGCGCCCGCCCCGGCACCGATCCGCACGCCGGTGCCGGCACCCACTCCGGTACCGGCATCCACTCCGGCAACGCCGACGGCTCCGGCTCCGGCTCCGGCTCCGGCTCCGGCTCCGGCTCCGGCGGCAACGACTCAGGCGTCCGCGCCGCGCCCCACGGGGGTGGACAGCCGCCACCCGTGA
- the thiD gene encoding bifunctional hydroxymethylpyrimidine kinase/phosphomethylpyrimidine kinase has product MTASEAAPAHPGPVRVLTVAGSDSGGGAGIQADLKTMLALGTHGMSVITAVTAQNSLGVQGAWELPVDAVRAQYRSVVDDIGVQAVKTGMLASPELVECVADLLAGTDAPVVVDPVGVSKHGDSLLAATALDAVRTQLLPTATVATPNLDEVAQLTGIHVESEDGMRRAADAVLAYGPRWVVIKGGHLGHEASSSGTGLAGGSDEAVDLLTDGAQEHWLRAPRLDNRHTHGTGCTLASAIAAQLAKGQSVPEAVRAAKEYVTGAIAAGFPLGGGIGPVDHGWRLSTPVGRGADA; this is encoded by the coding sequence GTGACCGCTTCCGAAGCGGCCCCGGCGCACCCCGGCCCCGTACGCGTCCTGACCGTCGCCGGGTCGGACTCCGGCGGCGGGGCCGGAATCCAGGCCGACCTCAAGACGATGCTCGCCCTCGGCACCCACGGCATGAGCGTGATCACCGCCGTCACCGCGCAGAACTCGCTGGGCGTCCAGGGGGCCTGGGAGCTCCCCGTGGACGCGGTGCGCGCCCAGTACCGCAGCGTCGTCGACGACATCGGCGTCCAGGCCGTCAAGACCGGCATGCTCGCCTCGCCCGAACTCGTCGAATGCGTCGCCGACTTGCTCGCGGGCACGGACGCGCCCGTGGTCGTCGACCCCGTCGGCGTGTCCAAGCACGGTGACTCGCTGCTCGCCGCGACGGCCCTGGACGCCGTCCGCACCCAGCTCCTGCCGACCGCCACGGTGGCGACCCCGAACCTCGACGAGGTGGCCCAACTCACCGGGATCCATGTCGAGTCGGAGGACGGGATGCGCCGCGCCGCCGACGCCGTGCTCGCCTACGGGCCGCGCTGGGTGGTCATCAAGGGGGGACACCTGGGTCATGAGGCCTCCTCTTCGGGTACGGGCCTCGCCGGGGGATCCGACGAGGCGGTCGATCTGCTGACGGACGGCGCGCAGGAGCACTGGCTGCGTGCCCCGCGCCTCGACAACCGGCACACCCACGGCACGGGCTGCACCCTCGCCTCCGCGATCGCCGCGCAGCTGGCCAAGGGGCAGTCGGTGCCCGAGGCCGTGCGGGCCGCCAAGGAGTACGTGACCGGGGCGATCGCCGCCGGCTTCCCTCTGGGCGGCGGGATCGGCCCCGTGGATCACGGGTGGCGGCTGTCCACCCCCGTGGGGCGCGGCGCGGACGCCTGA